Proteins from a genomic interval of Phlebotomus papatasi isolate M1 chromosome 3, Ppap_2.1, whole genome shotgun sequence:
- the LOC129806833 gene encoding 5'-AMP-activated protein kinase subunit beta-1: protein MGNAGSNMPRERHKSSSTDITPGSPGMKDGQAFVFEKKKVTGPPEDDEPYYTKTVKSIDPEFVTEFRQRANTTSEDPRDSGEEELDENGEKKKPALPTVFKWDGGGRQVYISGTFSDWQTVPMVRSHGDFVTIIDLPEGDHQYKFLVDGEWKHDPKLKNIDNDVGNKNNLVSVRQSDFEVFQALAKDSEEGGNNEQKEYTQEIPTNKPWEKVTGPPILPPHLLQVILNKDTPLSCEPTLLPEPNHVMLNHLYALSIKDGVMVLSATHRYRKKYVTTLLYKPI from the exons ATGGGCAATGCAGGCAGCAATATGCCTCGTGAGAGACACAAATCCAGCTCAACTGACATCACTCCCGGATCTCCGGGAATGAAAGATGGTCAGGCTTTTGTGTTTGAAAAGAAGAAGGTCACAGGGCCCCCGGAAGACGATGAACCGTACTACACCAAAACAGTCAAATCCATTGATCCGGAATTCGTGACGGAGTTCAGGCAGAGGGCAAACACCACGTCCGAGGACCCCAGGGACAGTGGTGAGGAGGAGCTGGATGAGAATGGGGAAAAGAAGAAACCTGCCTTGCCAACAGTGTTCAAGTGGGACGGAGGCGGTAGGCAGGTGTATATCAGTGGAACATTTTCGGATTGGCAGACAGTTCCCATGGTCAGGAGCCATGGGGACTTTGTGACGATAATCGATTTGCCAGAAGGAGATCATCAGTACAAGTTTCTGGTGGATGGAGAGTGGAAGCACGATCCGAAACTG AAAAATATCGACAACGACGTCGGGAACAAGAACAACCTCGTGTCCGTGCGCCAGTCGGACTTTGAGGTGTTCCAGGCACTGGCCAAGGACAGCGAGGAGGGTGGAAACAATGAGCAGAAGGAATACACTCAA gAAATTCCCACAAATAAGCCCTGGGAAAAGGTAACAGGGCCCCCAATTTTGCCTCCTCATCTCCTTCAGGTGATCCTCAACAAGGACACTCCACTATCT TGCGAGCCAACTCTGCTTCCGGAGCCGAATCATGTGATGCTAAACCATCTGTATGCCCTGTCCATCAAGGATGGAGTGATGGTGCTGAGTGCTACCCATCGGTACAGGAAGAAGTACGTCACGACGCTCCTCTACAAACCCATTTAG
- the LOC129806837 gene encoding anaphase-promoting complex subunit 11: MRVTIKSWTGVATWRWIANDDNCGICRMAFENCCPECLNPGDDCPLVWGACSHCFHMHCIVKWLNSQPITQQCPMCRQSWKFNEK, translated from the exons ATGCGAGTTACGATCAAAA GCTGGACGGGTGTTGCTACATGGCGATGGATAGCCAATGATGATAACTGTGGCATCTGCCGGATGGCCTTTGAGAATTGCTGCCCAGAGTGTCTGAATCCCGGAGATGACTGTCCACTTGTCTGGGGCGCCTGCTCGCACTGCTTCCACATGCACTGCATCGTCAAGTGGCTAAATTCCCAGCCCATCACTCAGCAGTGTCCCATGTGTCGTCAGAGCTGGAAATTCAATGAGAAGTAG
- the LOC129806834 gene encoding NADH dehydrogenase [ubiquinone] iron-sulfur protein 6, mitochondrial, giving the protein MACRKVLGNLGKIQRFSVRAASGQTTGVAYPTPEDANVKKSTHTGQIFPDDDYRNVRFTNATRYVNQNFAIDLIDEVPPKECSERVIACDGGGGPLGHPKVYINLDKPGAHACGYCGLRFIKKDHHH; this is encoded by the exons ATGGCTTGTAGAAAAGTGCTTGGAAATCTGGGAAAAATTCAGAGATTCTCAGTGCGAGCAGCCTCTGGACAAACTACAGGAGTTGCCTATCCCACTCCCGAAGACGCCAATGTGAAAAAATCAACGCACACGGGGCAG ATTTTCCCTGACGATGACTACAGAAATGTAAGATTCACAAATGCCACGAGATATGTCAACCAGAATTTTGCCATTGATTTGATTGATGAGGTGCCTCCCAAAGAATGTTCTGAGAGAGTGATTGCCTGCGATGGTGGCGGAGGCCCTCTGGGGCACCCTAAAGTCTACATCAATTTG GACAAACCTGGAGCTCATGCTTGCGGATACTGTGGATTGCGCTTTATCAAGAAGGATCATCATCACTAA